The Tardiphaga alba genome includes a window with the following:
- a CDS encoding ABC transporter substrate-binding protein has product MFRKLGLSVVAGATLMASLVPASAQTAMKFALDWKFEGTSAPYFVALDKGYYKAEGLDVTIDSGPGSVAGIARVAAGTYPIGFFDINSLARFRDQNPDKDVKSVMMVYDRPAFAIVSVAKTNINVPKDLEGKVLGAPAPDGAFAQWKIFVKENKIDDSKVKIENVGFPVREPMLAEGKVDAITGFAYSSYFNMLSRGIAEKDIKVMLMSDHGLVLYGNALMVNPEFAKANPKAVAGFVRATIKGIADSDKDPEAAIKSVMKRNETADEKIELARLKMSLKDNFVTPWVKANGIGAIDDKRMADAIDQIAITYEFKNAKPKPSDLFTADYLPPVEQRKF; this is encoded by the coding sequence ATGTTTCGCAAGCTGGGTCTAAGCGTGGTCGCAGGTGCCACTTTGATGGCGTCGCTGGTGCCCGCGAGCGCCCAGACCGCCATGAAATTCGCCCTCGACTGGAAGTTCGAGGGAACGTCCGCCCCCTATTTCGTGGCGCTGGACAAGGGCTATTACAAAGCCGAGGGGCTCGACGTCACCATCGATAGCGGCCCCGGATCGGTGGCAGGCATCGCGCGCGTCGCCGCCGGCACCTATCCGATCGGCTTCTTCGACATCAATTCGCTGGCCCGTTTCCGCGACCAGAATCCGGACAAGGACGTCAAGTCGGTGATGATGGTCTATGACCGTCCGGCTTTCGCCATTGTCAGCGTCGCCAAGACGAACATCAACGTGCCGAAGGATCTCGAAGGCAAGGTGCTCGGTGCGCCCGCGCCGGACGGCGCCTTCGCGCAGTGGAAAATCTTCGTCAAGGAAAACAAGATCGACGACAGCAAGGTCAAGATCGAGAATGTCGGCTTCCCCGTGCGTGAGCCGATGCTTGCGGAGGGCAAGGTCGATGCGATCACCGGCTTCGCCTATTCGTCCTATTTCAACATGCTGTCGCGCGGCATCGCTGAGAAAGACATCAAGGTGATGCTGATGTCTGACCACGGCCTCGTGCTGTATGGCAACGCCCTGATGGTCAATCCGGAATTCGCCAAGGCCAATCCGAAGGCCGTTGCCGGCTTCGTTCGCGCCACGATCAAGGGTATTGCCGATTCCGACAAGGACCCGGAGGCTGCCATCAAATCGGTCATGAAGCGCAACGAGACTGCCGACGAGAAGATCGAACTCGCCCGCCTCAAGATGTCGCTTAAGGACAATTTCGTGACGCCATGGGTGAAGGCAAACGGCATCGGCGCCATCGATGACAAGCGCATGGCGGATGCGATCGACCAGATCGCCATCACCTATGAGTTCAAGAACGCCAAGCCGAAGCCGTCGGATCTGTTCACCGCCGACTATCTGCCGCCGGTCGAGCAGCGCAAGTTCTGA
- a CDS encoding ABC transporter ATP-binding protein, whose amino-acid sequence MDSFVDINGVTLNYRGASGDITALQDATLQVKRGEFAAVVGPSGCGKSTLMRLVTGLHKPSAGTIRIDGKEVKGPVKMAGMAFQHANLLPWRKVIDNVLLPLEIVEPYRSQFRSKKAEFRAKAEQLLATVGLAGFGDRYPWELSGGMQQRVSLCRSLIHEPALLMLDEPFAALDAFTREELWCVLRDLWQRLGFTVILVTHDLREAAFLADNIYVMSARPGHIVQIKPVSFARPRDLEVTYEKEFGDIVHELRLKIAEARNA is encoded by the coding sequence ATGGACTCATTCGTCGACATCAATGGCGTGACGCTGAATTATCGCGGCGCGTCCGGCGACATCACGGCGTTGCAGGATGCAACGCTGCAGGTGAAGCGCGGCGAATTTGCTGCGGTGGTCGGCCCGTCCGGTTGCGGCAAGTCCACCTTGATGCGTCTGGTCACCGGCCTGCACAAGCCATCGGCCGGCACCATTCGCATCGATGGCAAAGAGGTCAAGGGTCCGGTCAAGATGGCCGGCATGGCGTTTCAGCACGCCAATCTGCTGCCGTGGCGCAAGGTCATCGACAATGTCCTGCTGCCGTTGGAAATCGTCGAGCCCTATCGCTCGCAATTCCGCTCGAAGAAGGCAGAGTTTCGCGCCAAGGCGGAGCAGCTTCTTGCCACGGTCGGCCTCGCCGGTTTCGGCGACCGTTATCCGTGGGAGTTGTCTGGTGGCATGCAGCAACGCGTCTCGCTGTGTCGCTCGCTGATCCACGAGCCGGCGCTGCTGATGCTGGACGAGCCCTTCGCGGCCCTCGATGCGTTTACCCGCGAGGAGTTGTGGTGCGTGCTGCGTGATCTCTGGCAGCGTCTCGGCTTCACGGTGATCCTCGTCACCCATGATTTACGTGAAGCGGCATTTCTCGCCGACAACATCTACGTCATGAGCGCGCGTCCCGGCCATATCGTTCAGATCAAGCCGGTCAGCTTCGCGCGGCCGCGTGATCTCGAAGTCACCTATGAGAAAGAGTTCGGCGACATCGTGCACGAGCTGCGCCTGAAGATCGCGGAGGCACGCAACGCATGA
- a CDS encoding ABC transporter permease has protein sequence MTSQTAEKLAPWLFTVAIFLIWEGACAAFNINTSVLQPPSAAFAAMFKLWKVFLYHSWVTLWVTMVGFALAVGFGVLLGLVVGWSRAIYRGLYPVMIGFNTIPKVAIVPLLILWFGIGEVPAIVTAFLISFFPIVVNIATGLATTEPELEDVLRALGASKLDVMLKVGIPRALPYFFGSLKVAITLAFVGTVVSETLGANAGLGFLIAQEGASFRMANVYAALLLLAFEGVLMYAVFAWTEQRCTRWAFRSQMNAAG, from the coding sequence ATGACGTCGCAAACCGCAGAAAAACTCGCGCCATGGCTGTTCACCGTCGCGATCTTCCTGATCTGGGAAGGCGCCTGCGCGGCCTTCAACATCAACACTTCCGTGCTGCAGCCACCTTCGGCGGCTTTTGCCGCGATGTTCAAGCTCTGGAAGGTGTTCCTCTATCATTCCTGGGTGACGCTCTGGGTCACCATGGTCGGCTTTGCGCTTGCCGTCGGCTTCGGTGTTCTTCTCGGTCTCGTCGTCGGCTGGTCGCGTGCCATCTATCGCGGGCTCTATCCCGTGATGATCGGCTTCAACACGATTCCGAAAGTCGCCATCGTCCCACTGCTGATCCTGTGGTTCGGGATCGGCGAAGTGCCCGCCATCGTCACGGCCTTCCTGATTTCGTTCTTCCCCATCGTCGTCAATATCGCCACCGGTCTCGCCACCACCGAGCCCGAGCTTGAGGACGTGCTGCGCGCGCTTGGCGCCAGCAAGCTGGATGTGATGCTGAAAGTCGGCATCCCGCGTGCGCTGCCTTATTTCTTCGGTTCGCTGAAAGTCGCCATCACGCTGGCCTTTGTCGGCACCGTTGTCTCCGAGACACTTGGCGCCAATGCCGGCCTCGGCTTTCTGATCGCGCAGGAAGGCGCCAGTTTCCGCATGGCGAATGTCTATGCGGCGCTGCTGCTGCTCGCCTTCGAAGGCGTGCTTATGTATGCCGTGTTCGCCTGGACCGAGCAGCGCTGCACCCGCTGGGCCTTCCGTTCGCAGATGAACGCGGCCGGCTAA
- a CDS encoding ATP-binding protein: MMAASLAFPVALFVFAAANSWISTNDIADREIERTLDVAHEHALKVFETIDRSLSEVNEIVRNRSDDDLRASSDAMSARLKQLTDALPQLKSVWVFDNKGRALVNSLNLALPHIDFSDRDYYNAHIAEDIGTFIGASLLPRPPYQGAPFFGVSRRRASADGSFTGVVQASVFPEYFEKFYARIGRAPGSFFALGLSNGTILARYPLSGAAKQIDPSGPIGRRIAAHPGGNLITIVAPGDNIERRIGYQRIAGYPIYVSAGLETSAIRDRWLKAISYHLIFGVPATALLFGLLLFALRRTRRLNFEAMKRREAEEALKHGQRLETLGQLTGGVAHDFNNLLTVIRSSVDLLQRPDLAPERRARYIAAISDTVNRAAKLTAQLLAFARRQTLKPEVFDVGQCVRSVTDIIGTLTGAPVEIITHLPDKPLHVDADLGQFETALINIAVNARDAMKGEGRLIITVVACERLPSATMPRKDGYVAVAIADSGSGIPADQFERIFEPFFTTKEVGQGTGLGLSQVFGFAKQSGGEVTVTSEVGKGSIFTLYLPRVADGAGPTLVVDEGAPADGNGLSVLVVEDNRDVGTFTTDALRELGYMTELKHSADAAFDELKRHAGRYDVVFSDVVMPGTSGIELAQAVRHLYPDLPVVLTSGYSHVLAQNGTFGFELLQKPYSIEQLSQVLAKAGNWRKSQREAVS, from the coding sequence ATGATGGCCGCCTCGCTGGCCTTTCCCGTTGCGCTGTTCGTGTTTGCCGCCGCCAATTCGTGGATATCGACCAACGACATCGCCGATCGCGAAATCGAGCGCACGCTTGACGTGGCGCACGAGCACGCCCTGAAAGTGTTCGAGACCATCGATCGCAGTCTGTCGGAGGTCAACGAAATCGTCCGTAATCGCAGCGACGATGATCTGCGGGCCAGTTCGGATGCGATGTCGGCGCGGTTGAAGCAGCTCACCGATGCGCTCCCGCAGCTTAAATCGGTCTGGGTCTTCGACAACAAGGGTCGTGCGCTGGTCAACAGCCTCAATCTGGCGCTGCCGCATATCGATTTCTCCGACCGCGACTATTACAACGCCCATATTGCCGAAGATATCGGCACCTTCATCGGTGCAAGCCTGCTGCCGCGGCCGCCTTATCAGGGAGCGCCATTCTTCGGCGTCAGCCGTCGTCGCGCGAGTGCTGATGGCAGCTTCACCGGCGTCGTGCAGGCATCGGTGTTTCCCGAGTATTTTGAGAAATTCTATGCGCGCATCGGCCGCGCGCCCGGCAGCTTCTTCGCATTGGGCCTGTCCAATGGCACCATTCTGGCACGCTATCCGCTATCTGGTGCGGCGAAGCAAATCGATCCCAGTGGCCCGATCGGCCGTCGTATCGCGGCTCATCCGGGCGGCAATCTCATCACCATCGTCGCCCCCGGAGACAATATCGAGCGTCGCATCGGCTATCAGCGGATCGCGGGTTATCCCATCTATGTATCCGCCGGCCTGGAAACCTCGGCCATTCGTGATCGCTGGCTGAAAGCTATCAGTTATCACCTGATCTTCGGTGTGCCCGCGACAGCGCTGCTGTTCGGGCTGTTGCTGTTCGCGCTGCGTCGCACCCGGCGCCTGAATTTCGAGGCGATGAAGCGCCGCGAAGCGGAAGAAGCCTTGAAGCACGGCCAGCGACTTGAAACGCTTGGGCAGCTCACCGGCGGCGTTGCGCATGACTTCAACAATCTGCTGACGGTGATCCGCTCATCCGTGGATCTGCTGCAGCGGCCCGATCTCGCGCCCGAGCGGCGTGCCCGCTACATTGCGGCGATCTCCGATACCGTGAACCGCGCTGCCAAACTGACGGCACAACTCCTCGCATTCGCGCGCCGGCAGACACTGAAGCCTGAAGTGTTCGATGTCGGCCAATGCGTGCGCTCCGTCACCGATATTATCGGAACATTGACCGGCGCGCCGGTAGAGATCATCACACATCTGCCGGACAAGCCGCTCCACGTCGATGCCGACCTCGGACAATTCGAGACCGCGCTGATCAATATTGCCGTGAATGCGCGCGATGCGATGAAAGGTGAGGGACGGCTGATCATCACGGTGGTTGCTTGCGAAAGGTTGCCGTCCGCCACCATGCCCCGCAAAGATGGCTATGTAGCCGTCGCCATCGCCGATAGCGGCAGTGGGATTCCCGCCGATCAGTTCGAGCGTATTTTCGAGCCTTTCTTTACGACCAAGGAAGTCGGGCAGGGCACGGGCCTCGGCCTCTCGCAGGTGTTCGGTTTTGCCAAGCAGTCCGGCGGCGAAGTCACGGTCACCAGCGAGGTCGGAAAAGGCAGCATCTTCACGCTGTATCTGCCGCGTGTCGCTGATGGCGCGGGGCCGACGCTCGTCGTTGATGAGGGTGCGCCGGCCGATGGCAATGGCCTCTCGGTGCTGGTTGTCGAGGACAATCGTGACGTCGGCACCTTCACGACCGATGCTCTGCGCGAGCTCGGTTATATGACAGAACTCAAGCACAGCGCCGACGCTGCCTTCGATGAACTCAAGCGCCATGCCGGTCGTTACGACGTCGTGTTCTCGGATGTCGTGATGCCGGGCACCAGCGGTATCGAACTTGCGCAAGCGGTTCGACACCTCTACCCGGATCTGCCGGTCGTGCTCACCTCCGGCTACAGCCACGTGCTGGCGCAGAACGGAACGTTCGGCTTCGAGCTGCTGCAAAAGCCGTATTCCATCGAGCAGCTATCGCAGGTGCTGGCCAAGGCCGGAAACTGGCGCAAGTCGCAGCGGGAAGCCGTGTCGTAG
- a CDS encoding MAPEG family protein, whose protein sequence is MSFAYWSILIAALLPLAIAAYAKSGSRDNNTPRDSAEKLSGAKRRAYAAHQNAFEAFPFYAVAVLGALTFGASAKTVGVLAAVYLAFRIAHALLYIADKATPRSLAYAGGLLTNIAIFALPMLQINFV, encoded by the coding sequence ATGTCGTTCGCCTATTGGAGCATTCTGATCGCGGCACTGCTGCCGCTGGCCATTGCCGCCTATGCCAAATCCGGATCGCGCGACAACAACACGCCACGCGACAGCGCCGAGAAACTTTCCGGCGCCAAGCGCCGCGCTTATGCGGCGCATCAGAATGCCTTCGAGGCCTTTCCGTTCTATGCCGTTGCAGTGCTCGGCGCGCTGACCTTCGGCGCATCGGCGAAGACGGTCGGCGTGCTCGCTGCCGTCTATCTCGCATTCCGGATTGCGCACGCGCTGCTTTACATCGCCGACAAGGCCACACCGCGCTCGCTGGCCTATGCCGGTGGCTTGCTCACCAATATCGCGATCTTCGCGCTGCCGATGCTGCAGATCAATTTCGTCTGA
- a CDS encoding pyridoxamine 5'-phosphate oxidase family protein produces MANDNNRDTERAWELMEKIGFAMLVTHDGDKLRSRPMAAYVDRQADAVYFLSDVRRHKDDEIQKNPNVNLAFAHAGDQKYVSVSGTAAVSNDRAKIKELFTTTAKAWWDSAEDPNIRVLKFTPEEAEFWDSPGTVISYVKMATAAVTGSRPDIGTNRKVAI; encoded by the coding sequence ATGGCCAATGACAACAATCGCGATACCGAGCGCGCCTGGGAGCTGATGGAGAAGATCGGCTTCGCGATGCTGGTGACCCATGATGGCGACAAGCTGCGCTCGCGCCCGATGGCGGCCTATGTGGATCGGCAGGCCGATGCTGTCTATTTCCTCAGCGACGTCAGGCGCCATAAGGACGACGAGATTCAGAAGAATCCCAACGTCAATCTGGCCTTCGCACATGCAGGAGATCAGAAATACGTTTCTGTCAGCGGCACGGCCGCAGTGTCGAACGACCGCGCCAAGATCAAGGAGCTGTTCACGACCACGGCCAAGGCATGGTGGGACAGTGCGGAAGATCCGAATATTCGCGTGCTGAAATTCACGCCGGAGGAAGCCGAGTTCTGGGATTCGCCTGGCACCGTGATCAGTTATGTGAAAATGGCGACGGCTGCGGTGACCGGTTCGCGTCCGGACATCGGCACCAATCGCAAGGTGGCGATCTGA